The segment ATGGTGGATTTCCTGGTCACCGTTTGTCGGCATGTTCATCGCCCGTGTCAGCCGTGGCCGTACCGTGCGTGAATTCATCATCAGTGTTCTGCTGATCCCGTCACTGGTCTGCGTTCTGTGGATGTCGATCTTTGGCGGCTCCGCCATCAGCCAGGTCGTTCGTGACGGCTATACCGCCGTTCAGGAAGCCGACCTTCCGGTGCAGCTTTTCACCATGCTTGATGCACTCCCGCTGGCATCGATCACGTCCTTCATCGGGATCGTGCTTGTGATTGTTTTCTTTGTCACGTCCTCGGATTCCGGGTCGCTGGTCATTGATACGATTGCAGCCGGTGGCAAGGTCGATGCACCAATGCCGCAACGCGTCTTCTGGTGCGTGTTCGAAGGTCTGGTCGCAATCGTCCTGCTGCTCTCGGCGGGTGGGTTGAAATCACTGCAATCGATGGTGATTTCAACAGGATTGCCGTTTACGATTGTTCTGCTTGTGATGTGCGTTGCCATCTGGCGCGGACTTGCCAGCGAACCGCGCTGATCACGGTCTTTGATCACTGAAAAACGCCGCCCGGAGGGATCATCTTCCGGGCGGCGTTTTCATGTTAACTTCGATATGAAGGCGAAAGTTACGCCTCTTCCAGAACAGGCACCGGATCAGATACCGCATCGGATACCGGGCGACGCAATTCCTGTGGCGTGCAGCCATAGCGCCGCCGGAACATCCGGCTGAGATGCGAAGAATCACAAAATCCGCAATCCACCGCCACCTGTGCCACCGATTTCTGGCTTTTCTCCATCAGGTGATGGGCCATATCAAGCCGGATATTCAGGAACGCCACCTGTGGCGATGTATCAAGCGAAAGCCTGAAATGGCGTTCAATCTGGCGTTTGCTGTTACCCATCCGGCGCGCAATTTCCTGCACCGAAATTGGCGTGTCGATATTCTGCTGCATGATCAGCAAAGCCCGCTGCACGATCGGGTCCTGCGTCTTGAGGTCAAGCGGAATACCCGGCTGCGGTTTTTCCGCCTGCAATGCATCATCAATGATCATGATATGCAGGCTTTTGCTGGCCTGCGCGCGCCCGACATGCTTGTCCACCAGATAGGCCGCCAGATGCGCCGAACTGACCCCGCCCGAACAGGTCAGCCGATCCCGGTCGACGACAAAAATCTGATCGGCAACCGGATCAAGTCCTTCGAACTGTTCGATGAAATCGGAATGATGGAACCAGCTAACGCAACAGCGATACCCGTCAAGCAACCCCGCCCGATGCAACAGGAACGCGCCTGTGCATATCCCGACAAGCGGAATACCGGCCTCCGCCGCCTCGTGCAAAAACTTGTGATAGGCCGAACCAAGATTGGGCGTTTCTTCCATAAGCCCGCCGACCACGACGATATAATTGAACCGCCTTGGGTCGCCCAGCCGTTCCTTGGGCTGAACGATAATGCCGCTGCTGGACGGCACCGGGTCCATGGTGTCGGAAACAACCGTCCAGTTGCACAGGATCGGTCGGCTGCGATCCCCTTCATCCGCCGCCAGTCGCAGCACATCGACAAAATTGGCAAAGGCACACAGCGTAAACCGCTTCGCCAGAATGAACCCGACCGACAGACGCGGCTTTTCGTGGCCCGATTTGCCCGCACCAGTGACGTTCGCAAGACGCCCCGCATTAGCGTTCTGAGATCCGGAATACATGGCCCTAGACCCTCCGATGCAGACAAGGTTGCTGTCTTTGTCGTAGCGATAATCCCGCTTTGACGCAAACATTCTATTTTCCGGCGCAAAAATTCACCAAGCTATTTTTTAACAATACCAATAATGCGTTTTTGCGGCGAAAGGATGAAATCCCCAAACCGTGATTTTATCAGGAAGGACGAAGATGAAGGTTCTCGTACCTGTAAAGCGGGTTGTCGATTACAACGTCAAAATCCGCGTCAAGGCAGACGGCACTGGCGTTGATCTTGCCAATGTCAAAATGTCGATGAACCCGTTCGACGAAATTGCCGTCGAAGAAGCCGTGCGCCTGAAAGAAGCCGGCAAGGCGAACGAAGTCGTCGCCGTTTCCATCGGCCCGGCACAGGCACAGGAAACCCTGCGCA is part of the Thalassospira lucentensis genome and harbors:
- a CDS encoding GlxA family transcriptional regulator; this encodes MYSGSQNANAGRLANVTGAGKSGHEKPRLSVGFILAKRFTLCAFANFVDVLRLAADEGDRSRPILCNWTVVSDTMDPVPSSSGIIVQPKERLGDPRRFNYIVVVGGLMEETPNLGSAYHKFLHEAAEAGIPLVGICTGAFLLHRAGLLDGYRCCVSWFHHSDFIEQFEGLDPVADQIFVVDRDRLTCSGGVSSAHLAAYLVDKHVGRAQASKSLHIMIIDDALQAEKPQPGIPLDLKTQDPIVQRALLIMQQNIDTPISVQEIARRMGNSKRQIERHFRLSLDTSPQVAFLNIRLDMAHHLMEKSQKSVAQVAVDCGFCDSSHLSRMFRRRYGCTPQELRRPVSDAVSDPVPVLEEA